Within Bifidobacterium dentium JCM 1195 = DSM 20436, the genomic segment CCAACTGGTCAACGGCCAATATGACGTGCGGCACCCGTTCCAAATCGTGTGGAACTGGATCACCGGCTGGTTCATACAGCCATTCGTGAAGCTGAAAGGTTTCTTCGAGCCATGTGCAATCCTGTTCGCCCGATTCGCCACCGCATCGGGAAAGCGCTCGAAAGCCCGCGAAATCGGCATGGCCCTGCTTGTTTCGATTCCCGTGCTGTTGGCGATCGTCCCGCTGCTGGCGGACGCCGACCTCGTGTTCCGATATGAGCTGGCGAACGTTTTCGGGCACATCGACCCGACGGATTTCATCCTTCATGCGACCATCGTTCTTCTGCCATGGCCGTTCCTATGCTCGCTGCTCATCGGACTTGATGGCAAGCCCGCATCGCCGCTCCCGGAACGCCGCATCACATTGGGCACGACAACGACCATCGTGGTATTGCTGATGACGTTGCTCGTATACGCGTTGTTCTGCGTGGTGCAATTCCGCTTTCTGTTTGCGGGATTGTTCATGAACGGCTCTATCGCATTGCCTGACGGACTGACCTACAGCGACTACGCGCGCAGCGGCTTCTTCCAGCTGCTGACGGTCACGGCGATCAATCTGACCATCTTCGCAGTTGCGCTCACCTTCACGCCGCGCACACGTTCATTGACGGTCTCGCTGATCGCGTTGATGACGGAGACCGCCATCATGCTCGTTTCTGCGACGTTGCGCCTCGGCCTGTATATTGACGCATACGGGTTGACATGGCTGCGCTATGTCTCGATGACGTTCATCGCACTACTGGCAGTCGCGATCCTGCTGTGCCTGGTCCGACTGAAAGTGCAGCGCCTTCCGTTGACCGCAACGCTCGTCGCGCTGTTCATCGTCTGGTATGTGGCGCTTGGCTTCAGCAATCCCTACTGGATATGCGAAACCTACAACGCATTCCACGGCTTTGGTACAGTCGCATCGATTCAGCCGATTCGTTGACCGCCGCACTTCCTGCGCAGGGATTCATGCATGACGATCATGAGCACAAGGAAAACGACCAGATACCACGGGAACAAGGTGATGGTGACATGCTGTGCGATCAGGCCGAACACCGGCGGCATGCACATCGACCCGACATAGGCGCAGGCCATCTGCATGCCGACGATGGCCTGCGACTTGTCTTCGCCGAAATACGTCGGCGTGGAGTGGATGACGCACGGATAAATCGGCGCGCAGCCGAGTCCGACGACCATCAGACCGACAATGGTGCCAAGATGCTGCGGCAACGGTAGCAACATGACCACAACGCCAAGCAACACAAGGACCTGCCCCATGCGAATCATGGTCGGATCGTTGAATTTCATGGTGACGAAACCGCTCAGCAAACGACCAACGGTGATGCCGATGCAGAACAGACTGGCCCACATGGCCGCCGTGGTCTTGTCGATGCCCTTGCCGAGTGCCATGTAGCTGCTGGCCCATAGCATGGCGGTCTGTTCCAGTGCGCAATAGCAGAAGAACATGATGAGAATCTCGCGTGCGCCGCGGATGGCAAGCACCCCTCGAATGCCAAGTGGTTCGCGAGATGGCTCCTGGGCAAGCCCTTCGGCGGCGGATTGCTCAGTGATGTCTGCCGAAGGTTCCGTCTCAATGCTTTGCGGTTGCGGAACCCGTTGTTTCCATAACGGCAGGCTGAAAATCAATATGGCCGTCAAGACGATCTGCAGGATGGAGATGTAACGATACCCCCATGACCAGCCTTGTCCCGCATTCAACGCATATCCCATGATGTATGGGCCCGTCAGCGCACCAATACCCCACATGGCGTGCAACCAGCTCATGTGGTGGCTTTCGTAATGGATGGCCACGTAATTGTTGAGGGCCGCATCCACGCCGCCGGCACCGAGGCCATATGGAACGGCGAACAGGATCAGCACCCAATAGCTCGGGGCCATGGAGAATCCGAACAGGGCCAGTGCGGTCAATGCCACCGATATGGCGGTGACCTTGCCGGCGCCGAATCGCAGGGTCATACGATCCGACATCAATGCGGAGACGATGGTACCTGCCGAAATGACCATGGAAATGCCGCCCGCCCATGATACGGGAGCGCCCAGATCGGTACTCATGGTGGGCCATGCGGCACCAAGTACGGCATCGGGCAGGCCAAGGCTGATGAAGGCCACGTAGATTACGGCAAGTAGGAGATTGACCAATCTCGTCTCCTTTGGCGACATACGGTTACGACAACGTTTTCTCGACTAGTATTCTAGACACATCTATCTACCGATCGGTAACCAGTGGCTTGCATTATCGTTCGGGAAAATTTCAGTGTCCACCGGCATGCCCGATGCGGCGGAACCGGACCGGACGACGATCAGGTATCGATCTTGGAACGGTCGAAATCATCGGCGTTCTCGACGATGAACGCCTTGCGCGGCGGCACGTCATCGCCCATGAGCAGACTGAAGATCTCGTTGGCCTGTTCGGCGTCCTCCATGCGGATACGGCGCAGCATGCGCGTACGCGGATCCATGGTGGTGTCGGCGAGCTGGTCGGCATCCATCTCACCCAAGCCCTTGTAGCGCTGAATGTCATCGTTATAGGCGATATGTTTGCGCTCGAGCTCGGAAAGTTTGCCGGCCAGCTCGTCATCGGAATAGGTATAGATGTACTCGCCCTTATGCGCGCCGGTCAGGGCGATGCGATGCAATGGCGGAACGGCGGCATACACGTGACCGTGCTCGATGAGTGGACGCATGTAGCGGTAGAACAGCGTGAGCAGCAGAATGCGGATATGCGCGCCATCGACATCGGCATCGGTCATCATGATGATTTTGTTGTATCGTGCCTGCTCGATATCGAAACTGGCCCCGGAACCCGCGCCGACCACCTGAATGATGGCTGCGCATTCCTTGTTCGACAGCATTTGCGCCAGTGAGGCCTTCTGCACGTTGAGAATCTTGCCTCGAATCGGCAACAACGCCTGGAAACCGGAGTTTCGTGCGGCCTTGGCGGTGCCCAATGCGGAATCGCCCTCGACGATGAACAGTTCCGCCACATCATCGTTGCCCGGTTGGCAATCAGACAGTTTCGGCGGCATGGAAGCGGATTCGAGCGCATTCTTACGGCGGGTGACCTCTTTGGTCTTACGCGCCTGAATGCGGGCGTGCATCTCACCGACGATCTTTTCAAGTACGCGGCCGGATTGCTCCTTGTAGCCACGCTTGGAACCGGTGATCATCTCGCCGAACTGCCTGTCGGTCATGCGGGTGACGATCGGTTTGACCTGCGCGGTACCCAGCACATCCTTGGTCTGCCCCTGGAACTGGGGTTCGGCGATACGTACGGTCACCACGGCCACGAGGCCGGCCATGATGTCGTCGCGCTCGACCTTCATGTTGGAATCCTTGAGATTCACCTTGAGTTTGCGCGCGTTGTCCTCCACGGCCTTGCGGATCTGTTTGGTGATGCCTTGCAGGAAACCATCCACATGCATACCGCCGCCGGGAGTTTCGACCACGTTCACGAAGCTGCGCATGGTGGTGTCGTAACCGTCGGTCCAACGCATGGCGATATCGACGGCACAGTCGCGGGTGACCTTCTGCGCGTGCAGTTCGCCGCCTTCGCCTACGGCCTGGGTCTCCTCGACATAAGTGTCGTCACCGGTGATGCGCCAAATGTCGGAGACCGCCTCGCCTTTGGAGAGGAAGTCGACGAAGTCCTTCACCCCACCGTTGTGGCAGAATTCCTCGACACGCGCGTGACCGTAGCGCTGTCGCGCCGGTTGCGACGGTTGCTCCGGTTGCTCATCACCGGTAGCGTTCTCTGGGCTCTCAACTTCGTCGGCATTGTCTACCGCTACTTCATCGAAGCCTTCGATCGCCGATCCGATATTATCCGTATCGTCCACCTCGTCCGTAGCGTCCACCACGGCATCCGACGTTCCGTCCGCCGGTACGTCGATCTCCCGCATTTCGTCGATGGATTCGTCACCGGTTTCGGGAATATTCTCGTCAATGACGGTGATTTTCAGTCCCGGTACCAGAAAACTGGTCTGGCGTACACGGTCGATAAGCTGCTCATAACTGAATTCGGCGGTGTCATTGAAGATTTCCGGATCGGCCCAATATCGGATACGGGTACCGGTGGTCTTCGGACTGACCTTGCCGATGATCTCCAACTCGGTCGGACGGTTCTTGCGCGTGCGTTTGAACGGCGAATCGGGAGACGGATGCTCCGGATCCGCATCGGCGTACACACCGGGATGTCCCTGGTGGAACGACATGTGATGCGTTTTGCCGTCACGATCCACTTCGACGTCAAGTCGGGAGCTCAAAGCGTTGACCACCGAAGAGCCCACGCCATGCAAACCGCCGGAAGCGCCATAGGAGGAATTGCCGAACTTCGCGCCGGCGTGAAGCTTGGTGAGCACCACTTCCACGCCGGTAAGCTTGGTTTTCGGTTCCACGTCGACGGGAATGCCGCGGCCGTTGTCGGCGACTTCGACGGAACCATCGGAATGCAACGTCACGACAATATGGTTGCAGGCACCGGCAAGGGCCTCATCGACGGAGTTGTCGATGATCTCCCACAGACAGTGCATCAGACCCTGGCTGTCGGTCGTGCCGATGTACATGCCCGGACGCTTGCGCACCGCGTCCAGACCTTCCAGCACGGTTAGGCTGCCTGCGCCGTAATTATCCTTGGCCATACTCCTCATTCCACGGTTGTGTCGGTTACACGAGAGAAGTCGGGAAATCCACTTCTTTCAGGGATTTCCCGACTTCGTCCATACGTTTTTCCGTTCGAATCACTGATCCAGGAAGTCGCGTAGCGTCTGCGAACGGGACGGGTGGCGCAGCTTCGACATGGTCTTGGATTCGATCTGGCGAATACGTTCACGGGTCACGCCGTACACACGGCCGATATCATCCAATGTCTTCGGCTGGCCGTCTTCCAAGCCGTAACGCATCTTGATAACGCCGGCTTCACGCGGAGACAGGGTTTCGAGCACCTGCTTGAACTGCTCCTGCAGCAACGAGAAGGCGACCGCATCGGACGGTGCGATGGCGTCGGTATCCTCAATCAGATCGCCGAACTCGGAATCGCCATCCTCACCCAGCGGGGTGTGCAGCGAAATCGGCTCACGCCCGTACTTCTGCACTTCCTGCACCTTCTCGACAGGCATATCGAGCTCGCGCGCCAGTTCATCCGGCGTAGGCTCACGACCCAGATCCTGCAGCATCTGACGTTGCACACGGGACAGCTTGTTGATGACCTCGACCATATGCACGGGCACACGTATGGTGCGGGCCTGATCGGCCATGGCTCGGGTGATGGCCTGACGGATCCACCACGTCGCATAGGTGGAGAACTTGAAGCCCTTCTTCCAATCGAACTTCTCGACGGCACGAATCAGGCCCAGGTTGCCTTCCTGGATCAGATCGAGGAACAACATACCACGGCCGGTGTAACGCTTGGCAAGCGACACCACCAGTCGAAGGTTGGCCTCCAGCAGATGGTCCTTGGCCTTCTTGCCGTCATTCGCCGCCCACTTGAGCTCACGCCTACGCTTGAAATCCATCTGACTGGCCTCGGTGTCCAACAGATGCTGGGCATACAGGCCAGCTTCGATACGTTCGGACAGGTCGACTTCCTGTTCCGCATTCAGCAGGCTTACGCGTCCGATCTGCTTCAGGTAGTCCTTGACCGGATCGGCGGTGGCGCCGGCAGCGATTACACGACGCTTCGGGTTGCCGGACGGAGTCAGATTGTCGTCGTCATCATCATCTCGCACGACGAAAGCGCCCTTTTCCTTGGGCTCCTCAGGCTTCTTGCGTTCCTCGTCGTCCTCATCCTCGTCATCTTCAGGCTCGGATTCCTCATCCTCGTCGAGATCGGCCTCATCGTCTTCCGCGTCGACGTCGTCGAGATCATCGTCGAAATCGTCGAGATCGGCCTCATCGACCTGATCCTCTTCGCCATCAAGGGTATCTTCGTCCTCGATCGGCTCCTCCTGCCTCTTGGCGGGAGCTTTCTTCTTCGCGGTAGTCTTACGCGGGGTCTTCGTGGCCGGGGTCTTCTTGTCCGCAGCTTTCTTGGTGGATGCCTTGCGCGAGGGGGCTTTCTTCGTGGAGGTGGTCTTATCGGTCAGATCAGCCTGTTCAGTGCTCGCCGTCGTTTCCTTAGTGGCCAAACTTATCCTCCTGCATGATCCTGCCGGAAGCACGTACCACACGGGCCCACTTCTGGCAAGGGCAAATCGTCAACTATGTGAGTAAACCATCTTCCAAGGACGATTATTCCCCAATCGGCGAAGTCCCCCAGCGCCATTCATTCGACTCACGGTGTGTCGCCTATGGTTTCACCGATCCACGCCGGACCGACATGCCGATGCACGGCCGAGCAGACTATCGCTGCCAGCGAACACCCCTCATCGATCGCGAGGGCGCGCATCGCGCACGGCATGGCGCGATCGTCTCCCAGCCACCACAGGACGTAACTGGTTACCGCCAGCGGCTGCACATGGTAGGACTCCGGCACCATCGCGATGATATCGAGCAACATGCCAATGCCACGGCCACAACGCGCCATATCGGGATGCGTGGCGGCATCATGGAACGATGCGCTGAGCAACTCCTCCAGACGACGCGCATTGCGCGGCAGCATGGGCCGTGAAGCGAAGTCGAGCAGAAACTCACGCGGGCAACGTTCCTCATCGATGATGATCGAGATCAACAGGGCATCACGAATGGCCAGGGTCCGGCTCATACCGACCGCGAGCGCGGCCATGTCCGCCCGACCGAGATCGCCTCCGCACCGTAGCGTCTCCATCCAATGATCGAGTGGCTCCCGCAAATACATGCGAATGGCGTCACACATACCCTGCTCCCTGCAATGTTCACGAAGTATTCGACCCGTGGCGTCCAGTTCCCGTTCGGAAAATGGCATGGGGCGTTCGCCGTCGTCCGTTTGTGATGTCCGCGGCTCCTGCACGCGCGAACATGGGCCACGTTCCTGCCCATACCCGCACTTCCTGCCATCGTTGCCATCGTTCACACCGTCCATGTCATGAACCTCCTCGGTCGTTCTCGGTTTTCGGGTCCTAACAGGCCCTTGGAAGGCACTATGCCGTATCGCACGGCTTCATCCGTTCTTTTTCCGCCCCTGTGGTCGGAGGATGCGCCCCTCGGCGTTTCGTAACGGTTTTTTTCCGTGGCAGGCGTTGCGAATATTGAGATTCGCTCTTGTCGAAAGGCTGTGGATAACTGAAGGTATGAGTAGCTCCACGGATTTGGAACAGATCGAGTCCCGCATTGTCGAATTGGTGAAGGATTTCGTCACGCCGCATGCCGACGATGCGGTGGCTTCCTCCTGCAAAGACGTCGCCGATGCGGTGGCCCGTCAGGCGGTCACGTCCAGCGAAGGCGGCAAAAGGTTGCGCGCGTTGCTGACGCTGGATTCCTTCCGCGTATTCGCCGCCGATGCCGCTAAGGAGGCCGATTTCGACGCGGTGTTGGATCTGGCCTGCGCGGTTGAGGTGTTCCAGACCGCTGCCTTGGTGCACGACGACATCATTGATGACTCCGATTTGCGCCGCGGCAGGCCGTCCGCGCATCGGGCACTAGCTTCCGGCACGCATAGCGATGCGATAGGACGTGGCCTGGGCATCATGTTGGGAGACATGCTCGCGACATCCAGCGTGGATATCGCCAACCGTGCGGCACGTCGCCTGTCACGTTCCGATGATGTGGTCGGCGCGTTTCTGACCATGCATCGCGAGGTGGAGATCGGACAGGTGCTGGATCTTGCCGTGGAGTTGAATCCGCTGGATGATCCCGAGGAACTGGTCCGTGCCTCATTGAACGTGTTCCGTTGGAAGACCGCCAGTTATACCACCATCGCCCCTTTGGAATTCGGCATGCTCGCCGCAGGATTGGATGCCTCCGCCGCTCGCGACCTTGCCATGTCGATCGGCCTGCCGTTAGGTCTGGCGTTCCAGCTTGCGGACGATTTGCTGGACGTGATCGGCTCAAGTCTCAACACCGGCAAGCCTGTCGGCGGAGACATTCGTGAGGGCAAGCGTACCGTATTGCTGGCCGACGCCCTCAGCGGCGCCGACGAGCCGGAACGTGCGGAGCTTATCGGCATGTGGGAAGCGCCATCCCGCTGCGAGGAACAGGTGAGACGGGCCATCACGCTGTTTGCGTCAACAGGAGCCATCGAACGTTCCCATGGTCGGATTCGTAATCTATGGAACGCCTCGAAAAGCATCATCGACGCGTTGGACGTGCCAGATGACCGCAAGGAGTTGCTGATCAGGGCCTGTGCGCGGTTCGTGCCGACCGTCGTCTAGGAGAGGCGGCGGCAACACTCCCCCATGTTCTCGTTGCGGAATCCGCGAAAGCCTGCTTGTAGACTGAGGTGAGGATACCGCTTGTCGAGAGATTTTCAGAAGGAACCATACGGATCAACCATGAGTGAGGCTTCACACGCACCCGAAGGGCAAGTCATCGAAGGCCGCTATCGGGTCGTCAGCAAAATCGCCGAAGGCGGCATGGCCACGGTGTATCAGGCCATGGACGAGCGTCTGGAGCGCACCGTCGCCATCAAGATCATGCACACCCAATTGGCGCAGGGCCCCCATCGCGATCAGTTCGTACAACGGTTCCACCGCGAGGCCAAGTCGGCGGCCGCCATCGCCAACCCTCATATCGTACAGGTGTATGATACCGGCGAATTCAATGGTCTGGACTATCTCGTCATGGAGTACGTGCATGGCGTGAACTTACGGTACGAAATGAACCAGCAGGGCACGTTCAGCGTACGCGAGACACTACGCGTCGTGGGCGAAACACTGGATGGCCTTGCCTCGGCCCACCGTGCCGGCGTGGTGCATCGTGACATCAAGCCGGAGAATATCCTGCTCAACGATCGCGGGCATGTGCAGATCACCGATTTCGGTCTGGCGAAGGCCGCCTCGCAGGCCACGTTGTCTTCGACGGGGATGTTGCTTGGTACGGCGGCCTATCTGGCACCGGAAATGATTGAAAACAATCAGGCCACCCCTCAAGGCGATCTGTATTCCGTAGGCATCATGGCATGGGAAATGTTGACCGGAGAGGTGCCGTTCACTGCGGATAATCCGGTGACGCTCGTATTCAAGCATGTGCATGAGGATGTACCGTCCGTGTCCACAAAGTGCCCCGGCATCAATGCGGATGTGGCCGCGTTCATAGCGCATATCGCCGCCCGATCCGTCGATGCGCGCCCTGCCGACGCCTCCGTGGCGTTGCAAGAGCTGCAACGACTGCAGTCCAAACTGTCGATTGAGGATTGGCAATATCGTTTGCCCCCTTCCACCGACGTGACTGGCCCCGATGACGCCACTGCGCCCATGATTTCGCCGATTCCCGAACCACCAGCACCTCCGACGAAGACCACCGTCATGTCGCCGGACGCCACCACGCAACTGCCACCATCACTGGCGTTCCTGCAGGAGAACGCTCCACGGCGGACACCCGACGCCACGCAGGTAATCGGAACAGGTACGGGCAACGGCGGTGCCGCGCCGTCTTTCACCGGGCAGCGGACACCAAGCGAGAATGGCGAGGTCAAGGAGCAACGCAACAAATCGCATGGACCGCTCATCGCAGCCGCAGTCGCGGCGCTGCTGGTAATCGGCGGAATCGGCGGCGGTTGGGCATGGTGGTATTACCGTGGTCCCGGTAGCTACTGGACCATGCCGACCCCCACGGGAATCCAATGCGCAACCGGACAGACTTGCCGCATCACCAATACTTCATGGAGCGAATACGAACGGCTGCTGAAGGTCGCCAACATTCCATACTCGACCAGCAAAGCCTATGACGACACCATCGCCAAAGGCAACATCATCTCCACCGATCCGGCGAACGTGCTCGACCATGTCAGCAAGAGGAACGGTCAGAAGGTGAAAATCGTGATTTCCCAAGGAGTGAAGCAGGCGACCGTGCCCGCCGATATTCTCGATGCGACCAGTGCGAACGGCAAAGATCCGATCAATGCGCTAAAAAAGGCCGGCTTCGATGACATCGAACAAACCGCCGCCTCCGACGACGATTATTCGATGGACGTGCCGCAAGGCGCATTGCTGAGCATCAGCGTCGATCCGGGCGCGACGTTGCCTCATAACACGAAGATTTCGGTTACGCTCTCACAGGGTCCGAAGCCCGTGACCATGCCGGATATCGTCGGCAAGACGCAGGATGAGGCGCAACAGGCACTGGATGAGCTCAAGCTCACTGCGAACTGGACTGAACAGTTCGATGACAAGATTCCCCAAGGGCAAGTGATTTCAGCTTCCGCCAAGTCCGGTGACGCCCTGCATTGGGGAGATGAGGTGGATGTGGTCGTTTCGAAGGGTCCGGAAACGGTGACCCTGCCGAATTATGTGGGCCAAAAGGCATCCGAAGCAAAAAGCGCGCTGGAAAAGCTGGGCTTCAGCGTGAAAATCAGTTCGCAGTTGACCTTGGATTCCAGCCAGGACAAGAAAGTGGCCTCACAGGATCCGGTCGGCGGCACTGAGGTTCGTTTGCGCCAGGAGGACGGCACGCCGACCACCGTCACCCTGAAAATGTACTCATCCCTGTTCTAAGTCATCTTCCGGGTTCCCACCTGCGGGAACCCGGAAGGAATCAGGCCTCTTCCTTGGCTTTGAGTTGCTCCTTGATCTTCTGCGCGTACTCATCTACGTATTCCTGACCGCTCATCTTCTGGATCTCCATGGTCACGCGATCGGTCAAGGAACGCAGATCGTCATGAGTGATCTGGTCCGCCGGCTTCTTTTCGACTTCGATCGGCTTGCCGTAAATCACCGCGGTCTTGCCCTTGCCCGGAATGACCTGGCCGGGCACCTGCAACTCACGTGAACCGATGATGGCCGTCGGGATGATCGGACAGCCGGTCTCATATGCCAGTCGTGCGGCACCGGTGTGCCCCTTGTACAGTCGTCCATCGGGGCTGCGTGTGCCCTCGATATGGATGCCGAACAGGTGTCCGTCCTCGAGAATCTCACGGGCATGATTCAACGCGCCGAGCGACTTGGAACCGCCGGAACGATCCACCGGGAACACGCCGACGGAGGTGAACCACCACTTCTTGAACCGGCCCTTGATGCCTTTGCCCTCGAAGTACTCGGCCTTACCCATGAAGTGAATCATGCGTGGGCTGGTCAACGGCAGCAGTGCGTCGTCGATGACGGCAAGATGGTTGGCCGCAATGATGGCGCCGCCCTCGTGCGGAATATGCTCAAGCCCTTTGGCGGTCGGCCCCAAGCGATGGATGGCGATCGGTCCCAGGCCTTTCACGAAAAACCAGTAGAGCATTCTTCACGATCCTCCCAGCGGATTGGCCTCCGCTTGATTAGAGTTATAGGTATGACTGACCTCAACAATAGCAATGCCGACGAAGAACACCCAAACGCCACGTCGAATGATGGCGCCGATGACCTTGACGCCGCCTGGGCCGAATTCACCCAATCCCACGCCGACGATCTGAAGGCCGTGGAGCAGTCACGCAACGCCAAACGCTTCGAGAAGCATGCGCAACGCCGCGAGAAGGAGGCGTTGCTATCGATCAACGACCTCGATCACGGCACGTTCACCGACGATATCCCGCAAGGCCGTGGACCTCGTGATTTCACCGGCTCAAGCTGGCTTGACACAGATAATGTCATGGACCGTTATGGCGATGATTTCGTGCCGCCGAACCCGAAGATCGGTCACGTCAAACCATCGAAGCTGGTGTTCTGGGCATTGCTGGTCGTCGGCGTGGCCGGCATCATCCTCTCGGTATTCGTGCCGGCATTGGCCGCGATTCTGGGATCGATCTTCGGCGTGTGCGCGCTGGTCGGCGCCGCAGGCTTGATTGCGCAGCACAAGGGACATGCACAGACGCGCACTGACCCCTTTGACGATGGTGCACGCGTATAGGTACATACAGTTAGTGGCTGTTGGTTGCGAGTAACGGGTCATTACTCGCAACCAACAGCCACTAACCGGCCATCTTCAGGCTTCCAACTGCGAACAACGGGCTACTACTCGCAACCAAAGACCTCAAAGAGGCAATTTTAAGGCTCTTGATTGCGAGCATTCCCGGCGTACTGGCAGGTTCAGGCCTTCATTGCCTGAGCGGCGGTAATCCACTTGTCGAGCAGGGCCGTGGCATTGCCGGAATCGACCGTCTCCTCGGCGATGGCGTAAGCCACCTTGAAGCGTTCGGTCAGATTGGCGTCAGCCGGCACCAGATGACCGTCGGCCACGATGGCGGATGCCGCGTTCAACAGTGCGGTGGTGCGGAACGGCACATCCTTACCGGCGAAGAAGTCGCAGGCGAGCTGGGCGTTCAGTGCCGGCTCACCGCCCTTGAGGTCCTCGACGGTCACCTTGGCGAGACCGAGTTCCACGGTCGGGTCGAATTCGGTCTCGGTAACCTCGCCATCCTTGAATTCCCAAACGGATACCGGACCGGTCGGAGCCATCTCGTCAAGGCCTTCGCTGGAGGTGTAGACCATGCCGGTTTGCCCGTTGGCCGCATAGACGGCGGCCATGACCGGGCTCATCGCACGATTGGCACAACCGACGGCCATATGCTTCGGGGACGCCGGATTGGTCAGCGGGCCGAGCACGTTGAATACACAGGGCACCCCCAGAGCGGCGCGCACGGGGCCTACGAAACGCATGGCTGGATGGAAGGTGCGTGCGAACGCGAATGCGATGCCGCATTCGTTACCGACTTCAGCAACCTGCTCAGGAGTCAGGTCAAGCGGCAGCCCCAACGCTTCGAAACAGTCGGCGGTGCCGCACTTCGAGGAGGCGGCACGGTTACCATGCTTGACGACCTTCACACCGGAGGCCGCAGCCACCACGGCGCCCATGGAGGACAGATTCACGGTGGCGGCTCCGTCACCGCCGGTACCGACGATATCGGTGGTTTCGCCGTCAATGTTCAGTGGGATGGCATGGTCGACCATGGCCTTGGCCGCACCGCGCACCTCGTCCGTGGTCAGGCCCAGTTGCTGCTGGGTGGCGAGTACCGCACCCACTGCGGCCGGATCGGCGTTGCCATTCATCAGGTCATCAACGAACCACTCGGACTCCTCCGCGCTTAAGTGGTCCCCTCCGACCAGCTTGGTGAGGATCGACTTCCATGTGATTTCGGCCATGATGCCCTCCTTGGCGTTTCGGCGCGCCAGCGATGTATACGTAACGCCGCCAATTCTATCGATTCCAGATTTCCACACCACCCCTCGTCCATATCACGAACAAGGCAAGAGCTCCCACGGGTGCGAGTGCCAGACGTAAAGCTGACGACTCATACCAATGGGAGCTCCGTTAGGTCAGCGAGACCTGTCTATCCAAGGCATTGTGATGCCCGTTTGAGATGCGCCTTCCGTCACTGCTCGTTCTGGCCGTGGCACATCTTGTACTTGCGACCGGAACCGCACGGGCACTGGGCGTTCTTACCGGTTCCCGGGAAGGTACGGCCATCGGCCCATGGTGAGCGCAATTCCTCACTCTTCGGACGCTTGTTGGCCGGAACCTTGCCTTCGGCGTGGCTAATCGGCTGCATGCCGACGATGCCCGGCTCGGCCTTATGCTCTTCAGCAAGCTCGTCAATGGCGGCCTTTTCGGCTTCGTCATCGGTCTCCGGCTCAGCGGGAGCGGACTGTCCGGTGGGCTCTGCCTCGCCTTCAAGCCCCATCACGGCTTCGGCTGCGTTCACGGCCTCGTCCTCATCGGATTCGGTTTCAGTGTCCTCGGTGACGGCCACACGTTCGATATCCACGTGGAACAGCAGCTGGATGGATTCCTCCTTGATGGCCTCGATCATGGAGTTGTACATCTGGTAGCCTTCGCGCTGGTATTCGACCAGCGGGTCGCGCTGGCCCATGCCACGCAGACCGATGCCGTCCTTGAGGTAGTCCAT encodes:
- a CDS encoding DUF4153 domain-containing protein is translated as MTAFQSQAQPVANPLPAASGPQNVKPEADPTTRRREMASRPITQRTIVTICVALAITFAFDRLVCDITPTWLSGYAVPLFWVICTTALTTLHWRTARKRPLVWLVSGSIIAIGIWEALFSSVWSYSNNLEYALTTALAQPALLMLHCQLVNGQYDVRHPFQIVWNWITGWFIQPFVKLKGFFEPCAILFARFATASGKRSKAREIGMALLVSIPVLLAIVPLLADADLVFRYELANVFGHIDPTDFILHATIVLLPWPFLCSLLIGLDGKPASPLPERRITLGTTTTIVVLLMTLLVYALFCVVQFRFLFAGLFMNGSIALPDGLTYSDYARSGFFQLLTVTAINLTIFAVALTFTPRTRSLTVSLIALMTETAIMLVSATLRLGLYIDAYGLTWLRYVSMTFIALLAVAILLCLVRLKVQRLPLTATLVALFIVWYVALGFSNPYWICETYNAFHGFGTVASIQPIR
- a CDS encoding MFS transporter; translation: MVNLLLAVIYVAFISLGLPDAVLGAAWPTMSTDLGAPVSWAGGISMVISAGTIVSALMSDRMTLRFGAGKVTAISVALTALALFGFSMAPSYWVLILFAVPYGLGAGGVDAALNNYVAIHYESHHMSWLHAMWGIGALTGPYIMGYALNAGQGWSWGYRYISILQIVLTAILIFSLPLWKQRVPQPQSIETEPSADITEQSAAEGLAQEPSREPLGIRGVLAIRGAREILIMFFCYCALEQTAMLWASSYMALGKGIDKTTAAMWASLFCIGITVGRLLSGFVTMKFNDPTMIRMGQVLVLLGVVVMLLPLPQHLGTIVGLMVVGLGCAPIYPCVIHSTPTYFGEDKSQAIVGMQMACAYVGSMCMPPVFGLIAQHVTITLFPWYLVVFLVLMIVMHESLRRKCGGQRIG
- a CDS encoding DNA gyrase/topoisomerase IV subunit B, which translates into the protein MAKDNYGAGSLTVLEGLDAVRKRPGMYIGTTDSQGLMHCLWEIIDNSVDEALAGACNHIVVTLHSDGSVEVADNGRGIPVDVEPKTKLTGVEVVLTKLHAGAKFGNSSYGASGGLHGVGSSVVNALSSRLDVEVDRDGKTHHMSFHQGHPGVYADADPEHPSPDSPFKRTRKNRPTELEIIGKVSPKTTGTRIRYWADPEIFNDTAEFSYEQLIDRVRQTSFLVPGLKITVIDENIPETGDESIDEMREIDVPADGTSDAVVDATDEVDDTDNIGSAIEGFDEVAVDNADEVESPENATGDEQPEQPSQPARQRYGHARVEEFCHNGGVKDFVDFLSKGEAVSDIWRITGDDTYVEETQAVGEGGELHAQKVTRDCAVDIAMRWTDGYDTTMRSFVNVVETPGGGMHVDGFLQGITKQIRKAVEDNARKLKVNLKDSNMKVERDDIMAGLVAVVTVRIAEPQFQGQTKDVLGTAQVKPIVTRMTDRQFGEMITGSKRGYKEQSGRVLEKIVGEMHARIQARKTKEVTRRKNALESASMPPKLSDCQPGNDDVAELFIVEGDSALGTAKAARNSGFQALLPIRGKILNVQKASLAQMLSNKECAAIIQVVGAGSGASFDIEQARYNKIIMMTDADVDGAHIRILLLTLFYRYMRPLIEHGHVYAAVPPLHRIALTGAHKGEYIYTYSDDELAGKLSELERKHIAYNDDIQRYKGLGEMDADQLADTTMDPRTRMLRRIRMEDAEQANEIFSLLMGDDVPPRKAFIVENADDFDRSKIDT